Part of the Gloeocapsa sp. PCC 73106 genome is shown below.
CCGAGTGCACTTAAGAAAAAATAAGCGACAAAAGCTGAACCAGTTAAGGAAAAGTCTCCTTCTGTAGTCATCAAAAACTGGAGTAATCCTTCCTTGTCATAAAATAAACTGGGCAAAAAAGTAATTACTAAGCCCGAAATCATGCCCACTAAGCCCATACGCCAAGTTCGAGAGAGGGGAGAACGTTTATTTACCGTTAAAGCCGCGTAAAAAAAGCGGTTAAATAATCCTCCCAAGATACCCGCGAGTAAGCCCAATAGAACGTAAGAAAAAATTTCTGAAGCGGTAAAATCAATAGGAGGATGAAGGTTAGCAACAGCCTGAGTAAATTCGCTTCCTTCAGTGAGGCGTCTTGAGACGACAGAACCTACAAAAGACGCTAGAATAGCCGTCTCTAGGGTTAAATTAGAAGCATCCCGCATCAACTCTTCTACTACGAAGAGAACCCCAGCAATGGGCGTATTAAAGCCCGCAGCTAACCCGGCTGCTGCTCCTGCTGCGATCATTTGACGCCGATGTTCAGGGGTAGTAGGCATCCAATCACTCCACTGGGCGGCTAAAGCAGCACCGATATGTACAGTAGGTGCGCGTCTTCCCAAAACCAAAGAAGAACTGAGTACTAAAATAGTACTGATACCTTTAACAAGGGCAACTTTAAGAGATAGAGCGATGGGAAACCCAGACAACGCGGCTTTAACCTGGGGAACACCACCACCGGCAGCTTCTGGGGACATGTTATCGATTAACCAACCCGCTATTAACCCCGATAATAGACCAATTAGGGGTAATGCCCAAATCGCTCCCCAAGCTTCCACCGCGGCGAGGCGATACCCGCCTAACCAACCAATACCCTGTTTTAACAGTAAAGCCGCAAAAGCCGAGAAAACTCCGATTAAAGCAGCTTCAAAAAGATTATATGCTGTTCCAAAAGAGCTACGAAAAAGAGTCCGAGAGAGGAGGATTTTGGTCAGATTTTTTCTGTTCCAAGCAAAAGGCATATTACTAACTAACTACCGATAAGCCTTCGACCAGTACAGATGGAGTGCGATAGAAATCGTCAGGGTTAATATCGTTACCTAGGGCGATTACCTGTTTGAGAACATCGTAGACGTTACCTGCTACCATAGTGTCTTTGACTCGACCGATAATTTCTCCTCGGTGTACACGATAGCCTAAATCTAGATTAATAGAAAAGTCCCCAGAAATATCGGGACCACCCCCGAGAATTTGATCAACGATAATACCGTCTTCTATTTGTGCGATTAAATCAGAAAAACCGGCACTTCCAGGTTCTAAACTCAGATTAACTAACTCTGGAGTGGGATAATGACCGAGACTAGGACGAAAACCATTACCGGTGCTATCCTGATTTAAGGCTTTAGCCCGAGTGCGATCGCTATAGAATCCTTTGAGTATTCCTTTTTCAATTAAAGCTAAGTCTTGAGTGGGGGTCCCCTCATCGTCGAAGGGACAAGTTACACCATGGACAAGTTGAGCAAAAGTTAACATCGGACTAACTACTATTTCTCCGAGTTTCTCACTCCAGGGAGAAGATTTCTCTAACACTCTTTTACTATTTAAAGCCGCGCTGACGCTTCCCCAGAGTAAACCGCCTGCGTCGGGAGTAAATAAAACGGGTTGTTTCCCCGAATAAGGTTCTACATTAGTCTTCGCCCATTCTAAACGCCGACTAATCTTATCTATAATCTCAAATAAATCTAGTTCTTGTTCTTTTTCTTCCCCGTCGTAAATAGCTAAAAAATCCTCACCCCTAATCCACTCTATCCCCAACAGGCAACTGTTTTCAATCGTGCTGTACTGGCAGTATAAACCCTTCGAATTAACTAGGGTGGTGGTTTCTAATTCTGATTCTAATTCGGCAACGCAGATAGTTTCAGGATATTTCTGTCTCAGTAGAGCGATCGCCTCCCTACCCATATTCACCAGAGTTTCACAGGGTATCAACTTTCCCTGAGGGGGATGGATTTCTCGTCTCTGTGTCACTAATTCGGGAGTTTCTGGTGGATTGAGTTTAGACAAAGCTAAAGCTTTTTCTATTAAAATTTCCGCATCTACCTTACCATAAGCCACCGCTAAACCGGGACGTCCCTCTTTCCACAAACGCAAAGCGTAACCGAAAGATTCTGATGTTTCCACCTGTTTCAGGCGATTTCCCTCAAAATATACCGGTTGAGACTGAGCACTCACCTGATATACTTCAGCTTCACTCGCTCCGGATTTTTGCGCCAATTCCAGTATTTGTTCTGGTTCACAGTTACTCATGTTTTTTGCTTTATTTTTTTGAATCCCACGACTTTGGACGCGTGGGAAGCTCCAGTTAAAGAGGTCGATAGACTCGATAATCAATATTGGGAAAGATATTGTCTATCATTTCTACTTTATCTAACCAGCCCGAATCTACTTTACCAATCTTGAGGTCATCATAAATTTTATTCAAGCGTATTAAATGAGAACGAGTGCGACGTACAGCGTAAGGAACCATCGTTCCTGTGCGCATGATAAAAGCCCAGTCCGAAGACTGCGCTAACAATAACTCCCGCGCCGCTTGATTTAAAGCCCGTAATTCCAACTCATCCGCCGGT
Proteins encoded:
- a CDS encoding TldD/PmbA family protein → MSNCEPEQILELAQKSGASEAEVYQVSAQSQPVYFEGNRLKQVETSESFGYALRLWKEGRPGLAVAYGKVDAEILIEKALALSKLNPPETPELVTQRREIHPPQGKLIPCETLVNMGREAIALLRQKYPETICVAELESELETTTLVNSKGLYCQYSTIENSCLLGIEWIRGEDFLAIYDGEEKEQELDLFEIIDKISRRLEWAKTNVEPYSGKQPVLFTPDAGGLLWGSVSAALNSKRVLEKSSPWSEKLGEIVVSPMLTFAQLVHGVTCPFDDEGTPTQDLALIEKGILKGFYSDRTRAKALNQDSTGNGFRPSLGHYPTPELVNLSLEPGSAGFSDLIAQIEDGIIVDQILGGGPDISGDFSINLDLGYRVHRGEIIGRVKDTMVAGNVYDVLKQVIALGNDINPDDFYRTPSVLVEGLSVVS